In Trifolium pratense cultivar HEN17-A07 linkage group LG7, ARS_RC_1.1, whole genome shotgun sequence, a genomic segment contains:
- the LOC123899452 gene encoding EG45-like domain containing protein 2 isoform X3 produces the protein MISKSQYLFFQFLIIILLSTLFIHFSQADVGTASHYGPPFLPTACFGGDASQFPSSNMFGSAGEGIWDNGAACGRLYEVRCISAAVPRTCIPGQTIQIKIVDRAQSSVSRPSSSDTSMVLSTTAFQIIANVSASLINIEFQQV, from the exons ATGATATCCAAGTCTCAATATCTTTTCTTCCAATTCCTAATCATCATCCTCCTCTCAACACTGTTCATCCACTTCTCTCAAGCTGACGTTGGCACTGCTTCCCATTATGGCCCTCCCTTTTTAC CGACGGCGTGTTTTGGGGGAGATGCATCACAATTTCCGTCGAGCAACATGTTTGGTTCAGCAGGAGAAGGTATATGGGACAATGGTGCAGCATGTGGGAGGCTATATGAGGTGAGATGTATAAGTGCAGCTGTACCTAGAACTTGCATTCCAGGTCAAACAATTCAGATTAAGATTGTTGATAGGGCACAATCCTCTGTTTCTAGGCCTTCTTCAAGTGATACTTCTATGGTCCTCTCCACTACTGCCTTTCAGATCATTGCAAATGTTTCTGCATCTTTGATTAACATTGAATTCCAGCA ggtttga
- the LOC123899452 gene encoding EG45-like domain containing protein 2 isoform X1 — MVGAAMISKSQYLFFQFLIIILLSTLFIHFSQADVGTASHYGPPFLPTACFGGDASQFPSSNMFGSAGEGIWDNGAACGRLYEVRCISAAVPRTCIPGQTIQIKIVDRAQSSVSRPSSSDTSMVLSTTAFQIIANVSASLINIEFQQV; from the exons CAGCAATGATATCCAAGTCTCAATATCTTTTCTTCCAATTCCTAATCATCATCCTCCTCTCAACACTGTTCATCCACTTCTCTCAAGCTGACGTTGGCACTGCTTCCCATTATGGCCCTCCCTTTTTAC CGACGGCGTGTTTTGGGGGAGATGCATCACAATTTCCGTCGAGCAACATGTTTGGTTCAGCAGGAGAAGGTATATGGGACAATGGTGCAGCATGTGGGAGGCTATATGAGGTGAGATGTATAAGTGCAGCTGTACCTAGAACTTGCATTCCAGGTCAAACAATTCAGATTAAGATTGTTGATAGGGCACAATCCTCTGTTTCTAGGCCTTCTTCAAGTGATACTTCTATGGTCCTCTCCACTACTGCCTTTCAGATCATTGCAAATGTTTCTGCATCTTTGATTAACATTGAATTCCAGCA ggtttga
- the LOC123899452 gene encoding EG45-like domain containing protein 2 isoform X2, translating into MVGAMISKSQYLFFQFLIIILLSTLFIHFSQADVGTASHYGPPFLPTACFGGDASQFPSSNMFGSAGEGIWDNGAACGRLYEVRCISAAVPRTCIPGQTIQIKIVDRAQSSVSRPSSSDTSMVLSTTAFQIIANVSASLINIEFQQV; encoded by the exons CAATGATATCCAAGTCTCAATATCTTTTCTTCCAATTCCTAATCATCATCCTCCTCTCAACACTGTTCATCCACTTCTCTCAAGCTGACGTTGGCACTGCTTCCCATTATGGCCCTCCCTTTTTAC CGACGGCGTGTTTTGGGGGAGATGCATCACAATTTCCGTCGAGCAACATGTTTGGTTCAGCAGGAGAAGGTATATGGGACAATGGTGCAGCATGTGGGAGGCTATATGAGGTGAGATGTATAAGTGCAGCTGTACCTAGAACTTGCATTCCAGGTCAAACAATTCAGATTAAGATTGTTGATAGGGCACAATCCTCTGTTTCTAGGCCTTCTTCAAGTGATACTTCTATGGTCCTCTCCACTACTGCCTTTCAGATCATTGCAAATGTTTCTGCATCTTTGATTAACATTGAATTCCAGCA ggtttga